The Sphingobacteriales bacterium genome contains the following window.
CGAACCAATCTTTGATTGATGAACATTGCGATTTTAAATTCCGGTCAGAGACCGGCAGATTTAGTACACACGAGTGCACCTTCGTAACACTCACGCGAGATGTAGCGTCATAAGTAATAGTCTTTCTCAACTTCCCATGTAAATGGCTGAGAAAATGTCTTAAAAGTTTTGAGTACTGCAAGTCTAAGTTTCCGCCAAATAATGTTTTGTTTGTCGCTTTGAATTGTGCCTGTTGCAACCTTTACTTTTTTTATCAAGAAATTATAACTGCGGTCTTCGGTTGCTCCTGAACCACGGTTAACAGAATTGTAGTCTGCTCCAATAAGAACAAAGTCATTGCCTTGGATACGAAATTTATAATTATTATTTGACATACCCCAGCTACCCATATTCATAAAAATATGAAAGTCAATTTTTAGAACTCCTTTGTTAATTGAAATGTCTTGATAAGGGTCCTCCATATTTGTATTGTCATGGTTTAGTATAAAACTATTGCTTTGTTCAGCTAGCTGATATTCATTTATAACAGGATTATAAAAGAGAATTATTAAAACTCTTGGTTGCGTTACAACTGTATCATTTTCATCAAAATCATTTTTCACAAGAGTAACACTGTCTTTGTATTGAATAATTAAAGCTAAGTCATTGTGATTATCCTTGTTTAAATCGCCTTTAGTTGAGTCCAAAAGTGTCCAATGACTTGGTACGAAATCATTAAGATCGTTTCCTTGATTATTAATTTTAGGATATAAGAAGTCTTGTCCGTAAACTATGCCGAATGTCAGAAGAAATAATATTATTAGCAGGTGTCTCATAAGGTACATATAACATCAGGCAACTTTGCGAAACTAATGATATATGATTAAATATACAAAAAACAGCTGAAAGACTGTTGGACATCTTTCTCAACAGAATACTCTCCAAAACCGCTGCATGAATTATTATTCCTATCTTTACATCGCTTTCAGCAATAAATCTGCTGCAGTAACAGAATGAAAAAAACACTTGAACTCACGCTTCCGCCGGAAATCGCGTATGATGAACAGCAGCTTCAACAGTATCTCTTGTCGCATCTGCTCATTAAAGACCATCACCATTTTCACGTTCGTCTTCTGAAGCGCAGCATAGATGCCCGTTCCCGAAATATCAAGGTCAACCTGCAAGCCGATGTATATATAGATGAAACACCTGAACAGCTGCTGCAATATAATAATGAATACAAAGACGTTTCCAACGCTAAGCAGGCCATCATCGTGGGTGCAGGCCCGGCCGGTTTATTTGCCGCTTTGCGTTTAATAGAACTTGGCATCAAACCAATCATCATAGAACGCGGAAAAGACGTGCAGGAGCGTCGAAGGGATTTAGCGAACATCAACAAAAAAAACATCGTCAACGAAAATTCCAATTACTGTTTTGGCGAAGGCGGCGCGGGCACCTACAGCGACGGGAAATTATATACCCGCTCCAAAAAGCGCGGCGACATCCGGCGTATACTGGAAATCATGGTGGCGCATGGCGCAGCAGAGGAAATTTTGTACGAAGCACATCCGCACATCGGAACCAACAAATTGCCCAAACTCATTCAGGAAATACGGCAGACGATTCTGCAATACGGCGGCGAAATCCATTTCAATACCAAAGTGGTGGATTTTGTCGTAGAGAATCTAGAAGTGAAAGGTGTGATAACGGAATCCGCAAGTCCACCCACAACCCCTAAAGGGGTGAACGCTATTGACGCACTGCAAAGCTCCCCTTCAGGGGTTAGGGGTGGCATCGGCGTCATTCTCGCCACCGGCCATTCCGCCCGCGATATTTTTGAGTTATTGCATCAACGAAATATCCTGATAGAAGCCAAGCCCTTTGCGTTGGGCGTGCGTATCGAACATCAGCAATCCCTGATAGATTCGATACAATATAAATGCATTGACAGAGGCATCTATTTGCCTGCGGCATCCTACAGTTTGGTGGAACAGGTGAAAACGGGAACGCATCAGAAAGGTGTGTTTTCATTTTGCATGTGTCCCGGTGGTTTCATTGTGCCATCTGCTACCAACCAAAATGAAATCGTGGTGAATGGTATGTCGCCATCCAAACGTGATTCGCCTTATTCCAATTCGGGCATGGTGGTGGCCGTGGATGAAACGGACTGGAAAAATTTCAATTGGTTCGGTCCCCTGGCAGCGATGGAATACCAGAAAGCTGTGGAGCAGAAAGCCTGGCAAATCGCTGGACAGACACAAACCGCCCCGGCACAGCGTATGCAGGATTTTGTGAACAAAAAAATATCTTCTTCTTTATTAGAAACTTCCTATCAGCCGGGGCTGGTGCCTATGGAAATGCGTGATTTTTTACCGAAAGAAATTGCGTTTTGCCTGCAGGAAGCATTCAAGAGTTTCGGCAACAAGATGCGTGGTTATCTTACCAATGAAGCCCAAATCATCGGTGTGGAAAGCCGGACTTCGTCACCGGTAAAAATTCCGCGGGATAAAGAAACTTTGGAACATGTATCCACCAAAAGATTATTTCCCTGTGCGGAAGGTGCCGGTTATGCAGGCGGCATCATGAGTGCAGCGATGGACGGTGAGCGCTGTGCGGAAGCATTAGTGAAAAAATATACTATCTGAAATAGTTTATTTTTTCAGCCAATTTCCGACAACTTCATTAAACTCAGCAGCTTTATCTACCATTACCCAATGTCCGCAATCAAATGCCTGTACTTTATTATCAGGATTCTTTACTAATTCATCCAACCAATTTTTTGTCTGAAAAAAGAAAGGTTTTCGCAAAGCATAAATATAAAAAAAAGGAAAGGTGGGCTTTACCGGCTGGAGTGCTTTCATGCCACCATTTGCACCTATCCAACGCATGGCATAAGGCAAACCCATGCCCGCATGTATATTATCAAAATTGCTTCTTGCCTTTAATCCTTTTGCCATTGCCTTATGTACGAAATTACTCTTGGTGAGCCAGCCCAATGCTAAAGTAAATTGATACGAAAAAACCATTAATTTTGATTTTAACGTCAGCGTTTTTTTAAATCCGGGAGAGGATGTATCGCCAACATCAATGGCCACCATTTTGTCAATTTTTTCAGGATAGCGCATGGCATATTCATATCCGAAAACACAACCCCAATCATGTATCACCAAGATCACTTTGGAGTCAGGACTAACTGCATCTGCAATGTTTCTTATACGATGTATAATATCATCCAAAGTATATTTTCCGTTATCACGTTTATCAAATCCGGGCAAGGTAAATGTTACACATCTAAAATCTTTTTTAAAAAAATAGACTTGCTTCTGCCAGATTTCATGTGTGTCCGGCCAACCATGTATAAACAGGATTGTTTTACCATGTTCGCCCTGTATGTGAACATCAGTGCCGTCTACGTTTATTGTTTTTTGCATTGTTCTTGTAAAATTATATTTAAACCGTATAAAAATGCTAAATTAGAAATTGATATCTCCGTTAATCTTACCAAAAGATAATAAAGCATTACGGAGCCATATTCGATCATGTCATATTATGCAAAGCGGCAAATGCTGCAAGTAAAAGCTTATCGGATTGTACCGAATGACATTGCTTACAGATGTATCACCTCTCCGTAGGCGGCGGCGGCGGCTTCCATGATGGCTTCGCTCATCGTCGGGTGCGGGTGCACCGATTTTAAGAGCTGCATGCCGGTCGTTTCCAGTTTGCGGGCAACAATGATTTCCGCAATCAGCTCCGTGACGTTTTCGCCAATGAAATGTGCGCCCAGCACTTCGCCGTATTTTTATCCAGGATGAGCTTGATGAATCCTTCCGGTTTTCCGGCGGCCTTTGCCTTGCCGCTGGCTGTAAACGGAAATTTACCCACCAAAATATCCAAGCCCTTTTCCTTCGCTTTCTGTTCCGTAATACCCACGCTCGCCACTTCCGGGGAACAATAGATACAGGCCGGAATGTTGTCATAATCGAGAGGCTGAGGGGAATGTCCCGCCATGTGCTCGGCTGCAATAATACCTTCCGCACTCGCCACATGCGCCAGCGCCTGTCCTTTCACAATCTCGCCGATGGCGTACACGCCTTCAACATTTGTCTGGTAAAAAGCATTCACCTTCACCTTCTCATTTTCCGTTTCTATGCCGCATAAGTCCAGCCCGATATTTTCGATGTTGGCGGTAACACCTGCAGCACTCAGCACGATTTCTGTCTCGATAATCTGTTCCCCGTTCGGTGTATTCACCAGCAGCTGCACCTTATCCTGTTCCACTTTCGAACTCAGCACTTTGGAAGAAGTCAGGATGGTCATTCCCTTTTTGATATACAATTTTTCCAGCATCTTGCCCACTTCCTTATCTTCGTTTGGCAGTACAGAATCAAAGAATTCAATCAAGGTGACGCTGGTGCCCATCGTCTGATAGAAATATGCAAACTCTACCCCTATCGCTCCGGCACCCACAATGACCATGGATTTGGGTTGTTTTTCCAGGGACATCGCCTTGCGGTAATCAATGATTTTTTTGCCTTCGGTTGGCAGCGAAAACAACTGCCGGGCCCTTCCGCCGGTAGCAAGCAGTACAAAATTAGATTTATAGATTTTAATCCCGCCTTCATTCAGGGTCACCTCCACTCGTCTGCCCGGCAGCACCTTTCCGTATCCGTAAATGACTTCGATATTATTTTTTTTCATCAGGAAGTGTACCCCCTTGCTCATGCTTTCGGCCACATTCCTGCTCCGTTGAATGACCGCCGTAAAATCAGCCTTATGATCCGACACTTCTATTCCGTATTCTTTCGCGTGATTCAGATATTCAAACACCTGCGCCGATTTCAGCAGGGCTTTGGTCGGAATACAACCCCAGTTGAGGCATATCCCGCCCAGGCTTTCCTTTTCAACGATGGCTACTTTCAACCCTAACTGGGAAGCGCGGATCGCCGCCACATAACCGCCCGGACCGGAGCCTATCACAATTAAATCGTAGTTGTTCATGCAATTAATTTGAGAAATCGATAATTTGATAATACTCGAATGACTATCTTTACGTTATTACTTTTTACTCCTGTAAAATTACACATTAGATTCATGGAAATAAAAGATAAAATAAAAAACCTGGCAGTATCCGGTATGGAGGAATGGGTGGCGATACGCAGACACCTGCATGCCCATCCCGAACTGAGTTTTGAGGAAGAGCAGACAGCCGCATTCATTTCTGAGGCATTAACCCAATACGGCATCGAACACCATAACCATATCGGCGGGCACGGCATCGTTGCCCTGATAAAAGGCAATCACCCTGAAAAAAAGACCATCGCGCTCCGTGCGGATATGGATGCCCTGCCGATTGAAGAAAAAAATTCCTGCGATTACATTTCACAAAATCCGGGGGTGATGCATGCCTGCGGACACGATGTGCATACCACCTGCCTGCTGGGTGCCGCGAAAATATTGAACACCTTAAAAGATTCTTTTGACGGGACCGTCAAATTGATATTCCAGCCTGCGGAAGAAAAGCTGCCGGGTGGTGCTTCCATTATGATTCAAGACGGTGTGCTGGAAAATCCAAAAGTGGAAACCATGTTCGGGCAACACGTCCTGCCACAGCTGGAAACCGGGAAAGTCGCCTTCAAGAGCGGCATCGCCATGGCGAGCTGTGATGAGATTTATATCAATGTGCGGGGAAAAGGCGGGCACGGCGCGGTGCCGCATCTGGCCATCGACCCTGTCCTGATTGCCTCACACATGGTCATTGCATTGCAAAGCGTGGTAAGCCGGAATGCCAATCCGACACTGCCGAGTGTATTATCTATCGGCAAATTTATCGCGAACGGCGCGACGAATATCATACCCGATGAAGTTCGGCTGGAAGGCACTTTCCGCACCTTTGACGAAACATGGAGAGCGGAAGCCAAAGAAAAAATCATTGCCATCTGCAAGCATACGGCGGAAAGTTTCGGAGGCACCTGCGACATCATCATAGAACACGGCTATCCGTTTCTGAAAAATGACGAGGCGACTACGCAACGTTCCTTCGAACTGGCGAAAGAATACCTGGGATGTGAAAATGTGGAAGAAATGCCGGCGCGGATGACGGCGGAAGATTTCAGCTATTACTCACAGGTGGTGCCGTCCTGCTTTTACCGCTTAGGCACCGGAAATACTGCCAAAGGCATCACCTCGCCGATTCATACGCCTACGTTTGATGTAGATGAAAATTGCCTGAAAGTAGGTGCCGGATTGATGGCCTGGTTGGCCGTGAATGCGTTAAAATAAAAAAGTGCCCGGAACAGGACTCGAACCTGCATGCCTTTTACAGCGCCAGAACCTGAATCTGGTAAGTCTACCAATTTCTCCACCCGGGCATAAAGAACGTTCAAAGTGTCTTTGCTTTCACAAACACTTTATTTGTAAAAGTGGTGCAAATATAGACAAGAGTACAGATATTCCGTACTTTTTTTACACTAAAATAAAAAAGAGGGCATTTTGTTATTGCCCTCCCGGATTTATTGAAAAAACTACTCTGTCAGATAAACAGCATGTGTGTTCCTATCCCGCTTCCCTGTTTGTAGAAATCCCCTACGGTAATGACGCCGTCGATATCGTCATACATGTCTTCTTTCTTATAATGGAACATGTCCATCGCGAGTTTGCAGGCCCACAGTTTAACGCCGGAAGCCTTCAATATTTCCAAAAACTCATGCACGTCGGGCATATCTATCTTTTCCATTTCCTTTTTCATCATGGAAGTGGCCAACGCCTCCATCCCCGGTAAACCGCCCAATAAGGTTGGCATGTGCATCGCCGGGTTGCCGACAGTGGCAATATGCAGATGCTCGAGTTTTTGTTTATGAATCGCTTCCAGCCCAAAAAAGGTAAAGAACATTTCCGCCTCTATGCCTTCCATCCTGGCGCCGTTTGCCAGCACAAAGGCCGCATATACGTTTTCTAAGGTGGCTTTGGAAAGAATGATCATCATCTTTTTGATTTCTCCATTGTATTCGCTCATGATTGTATTTTTTAAGGTTTGAATAATTAGATGCAGCTGGCAGGTTTCGGGATGCCTGCAATTTTTGAAGAGGTCTTTAACGGTGCCATCGGGAACAACTGATAAAACTCCTTGATGTCCACTACGCCGCTCTTGCCGATTTTCCGTATACTCAGCGGAGAATCGTTTTTAAATTCGGTTTGTAAATAATTGATAACCTCCCAATGTCTGGGCGTCATCTCGATATTGGCTTCTTTTGCCAAGCCCTCACCGATTTCCCTGTCCCATTGTTTAAAGTCCGTCATGAATCCTTCATCATTGACCGAGATGGTTTTTCCTGCAATTGTCTTTTCCATTTTGTATGTAATTATTTAGTGATTAATCGTACTGTTTGCCTGCTTCTTTCATTTCTGCGGATACAAACGGTATATGCGTTCCTTTCAGCAGCATATTCCAGTATACCCAGCGGAATGCCAGCTTACCCATATGGTTCATGCGGCTTTCTTTCAGCAAGCGAAGCGGTCCCACTCCGGGAAACGGAAATGTTCCCTCCACCGGCTCGTGGGTGTAGTTGAAATCAATCAGCAAAGCCTTGCCGTTTCCTGTTTCAATGAAGCAGTTGGCATGTCCGTCAAACGTATCACTTAACGGCTCTCCGTTGATATAGTGCATAATGTTACCGGTCAGTATCTCCGCTTCAAAGTGCGCCACAGATCCGGCTTTGGAGGCAGGAATATTGGACGCATCGCCAATCACAAAAATATTGGGCTTTACTTTTGACTGCAACGTGGCTTTGTCGGTCGGCACATAATTCAGCTCATCACCGAAACCGGAGCGTTCCATGATGGCATCCCCTTTGTTGGTGGGCACCGTAACCAGCAGATCAAAAGGAATCACCCGTCCGCCGTAATCTACAATGGATTTATTTTCATTGTCCACGTGCTCAATGGCGAAATCACTTTCAATTTTTATGTTCTTATCCACCAGCAAATGTTCCAGTGTTTCCGTGGCTTTCGGTTTGGTGAAGGCACCACTCAGTGGAGTGACGAAGGTAATCTCCACTTTGTCACGCATTTCTTTATGCCTGAAAAAAGAATCCGCTAAAAAGGTAAACTCCAGCGGAGCGACCGGACATTTGATAGGCATTTCAGTGATGTGTACCAGCAATCTGCCGCCTTCCCATGTCCTGAGTTTATCGCGCAATGCCAGCGCACCTTCAAACGTATAAAAATCAAAAACTGATTTTTGCCATTCACCGCCCTTCATGCCTTCGATTTCTTCCGGAGCAATTTTTGCTCCGGTTGCGATGATTAAGATATCATACTGAACGGAAGTGCCGTCAGCCAATAACACCTTGTTTTCATCCGGAACGATTTTGTCAATGGACTTGGTAATGAGCAGCACCCCTTCCGGTATGAAATCTTTGATGGGTTTGATAATATCATCCGGCGTGTACATATCAAAAGGCAGAAACAGATAACCCGGCTGATAGTGGTGTTCTTCCCGCTCATCAATGATGGCAATCTCCCAGTCTTCTTTCTTTATATGGTGTTTCAGGTGGTTGGCCATCATAGTTCCAGCCGTTCCCGCACCTAAAATGATGATTTTTTTCATGGAATAATTTGTTTTTTAAAGTTACTAAACAATCGCATATAAAGTTACTATTACGCAGTCAATGTCAACGTTACATATGTTACATAAATAACTGATTTTTATCAGGAAAGGAGGAAACTCATACGCTTTTTTGACTTAACTTGTAGTGGAAATCAGCATATTGGATATTTTGACCGGGTCAT
Protein-coding sequences here:
- a CDS encoding FAD-dependent oxidoreductase, producing MKKIIILGAGTAGTMMANHLKHHIKKEDWEIAIIDEREEHHYQPGYLFLPFDMYTPDDIIKPIKDFIPEGVLLITKSIDKIVPDENKVLLADGTSVQYDILIIATGAKIAPEEIEGMKGGEWQKSVFDFYTFEGALALRDKLRTWEGGRLLVHITEMPIKCPVAPLEFTFLADSFFRHKEMRDKVEITFVTPLSGAFTKPKATETLEHLLVDKNIKIESDFAIEHVDNENKSIVDYGGRVIPFDLLVTVPTNKGDAIMERSGFGDELNYVPTDKATLQSKVKPNIFVIGDASNIPASKAGSVAHFEAEILTGNIMHYINGEPLSDTFDGHANCFIETGNGKALLIDFNYTHEPVEGTFPFPGVGPLRLLKESRMNHMGKLAFRWVYWNMLLKGTHIPFVSAEMKEAGKQYD
- a CDS encoding FAD-dependent monooxygenase encodes the protein MKKTLELTLPPEIAYDEQQLQQYLLSHLLIKDHHHFHVRLLKRSIDARSRNIKVNLQADVYIDETPEQLLQYNNEYKDVSNAKQAIIVGAGPAGLFAALRLIELGIKPIIIERGKDVQERRRDLANINKKNIVNENSNYCFGEGGAGTYSDGKLYTRSKKRGDIRRILEIMVAHGAAEEILYEAHPHIGTNKLPKLIQEIRQTILQYGGEIHFNTKVVDFVVENLEVKGVITESASPPTTPKGVNAIDALQSSPSGVRGGIGVILATGHSARDIFELLHQRNILIEAKPFALGVRIEHQQSLIDSIQYKCIDRGIYLPAASYSLVEQVKTGTHQKGVFSFCMCPGGFIVPSATNQNEIVVNGMSPSKRDSPYSNSGMVVAVDETDWKNFNWFGPLAAMEYQKAVEQKAWQIAGQTQTAPAQRMQDFVNKKISSSLLETSYQPGLVPMEMRDFLPKEIAFCLQEAFKSFGNKMRGYLTNEAQIIGVESRTSSPVKIPRDKETLEHVSTKRLFPCAEGAGYAGGIMSAAMDGERCAEALVKKYTI
- a CDS encoding alpha/beta hydrolase, giving the protein MQKTINVDGTDVHIQGEHGKTILFIHGWPDTHEIWQKQVYFFKKDFRCVTFTLPGFDKRDNGKYTLDDIIHRIRNIADAVSPDSKVILVIHDWGCVFGYEYAMRYPEKIDKMVAIDVGDTSSPGFKKTLTLKSKLMVFSYQFTLALGWLTKSNFVHKAMAKGLKARSNFDNIHAGMGLPYAMRWIGANGGMKALQPVKPTFPFFYIYALRKPFFFQTKNWLDELVKNPDNKVQAFDCGHWVMVDKAAEFNEVVGNWLKK
- a CDS encoding TusE/DsrC/DsvC family sulfur relay protein, with protein sequence MEKTIAGKTISVNDEGFMTDFKQWDREIGEGLAKEANIEMTPRHWEVINYLQTEFKNDSPLSIRKIGKSGVVDIKEFYQLFPMAPLKTSSKIAGIPKPASCI
- a CDS encoding DsrE/DsrF/DrsH-like family protein — encoded protein: MSEYNGEIKKMMIILSKATLENVYAAFVLANGARMEGIEAEMFFTFFGLEAIHKQKLEHLHIATVGNPAMHMPTLLGGLPGMEALATSMMKKEMEKIDMPDVHEFLEILKASGVKLWACKLAMDMFHYKKEDMYDDIDGVITVGDFYKQGSGIGTHMLFI
- a CDS encoding amidohydrolase — its product is MEIKDKIKNLAVSGMEEWVAIRRHLHAHPELSFEEEQTAAFISEALTQYGIEHHNHIGGHGIVALIKGNHPEKKTIALRADMDALPIEEKNSCDYISQNPGVMHACGHDVHTTCLLGAAKILNTLKDSFDGTVKLIFQPAEEKLPGGASIMIQDGVLENPKVETMFGQHVLPQLETGKVAFKSGIAMASCDEIYINVRGKGGHGAVPHLAIDPVLIASHMVIALQSVVSRNANPTLPSVLSIGKFIANGATNIIPDEVRLEGTFRTFDETWRAEAKEKIIAICKHTAESFGGTCDIIIEHGYPFLKNDEATTQRSFELAKEYLGCENVEEMPARMTAEDFSYYSQVVPSCFYRLGTGNTAKGITSPIHTPTFDVDENCLKVGAGLMAWLAVNALK